In Nocardioides sp. W7, the genomic stretch GTCGCTGTCGGGCCCCGGGGAGGGGACGAAGACGGCCTCGCGGTAGTAGCGCAGCTCCTCGATGCTCTCCTGGATGTCGGCGAGCGCGCGGTGGTTGCCGCGCTTGGCCGGGGACTGGAAGTAGGCGCGGGGGAACCAGCGGCGCGAGAGCTCCTTGATGGAGGAGACGTCGACGATCCGGTAGTGCAGGAACTGCTCGAGGCTCGCCATGTCGCGGGCCAGGAAGGACCGGTCGGTGGCGACGGTGTTGCCGGCCAGCGGCGGGCGGCTGCCGTCGGGGCAGTGCTCCTTGATGTAGGCCAGGGTGCGCTCCTCGGCCTCGGCCATCGGTACGCCGTTCTCCAGCTCGGCCAGCAGCCCGGACTTCTCGTGCATGGTGCGCACGAAGTCACCCATCTGGTCGAGCGCCTCGGCAGGCGGCTTGATGATGATGTCGACGCCCTCGCCGAGCACGTTCAGGTCGAAGTCGGTGACCAGGGCAGCGACCTCGATCAGGGCGTCGGCCCCGAGGTCGAGCCCGGTCATCTCGCAGTCGATCCAGACCAGTCTCTCGTTCA encodes the following:
- the orn gene encoding oligoribonuclease, with translation MNERLVWIDCEMTGLDLGADALIEVAALVTDFDLNVLGEGVDIIIKPPAEALDQMGDFVRTMHEKSGLLAELENGVPMAEAEERTLAYIKEHCPDGSRPPLAGNTVATDRSFLARDMASLEQFLHYRIVDVSSIKELSRRWFPRAYFQSPAKRGNHRALADIQESIEELRYYREAVFVPSPGPDSDAARAIAEKHGGSLTGLTAPDSAPGS